From a region of the Deinococcus terrestris genome:
- a CDS encoding antibiotic biosynthesis monooxygenase has product MADFSPTPTPESPQGVTLVITELVRPARVAEYEAWARELHRRLGQHPGFLGLHVLRGESGGTPEYVTLLRFASPETLAAWRESEAYRSALSRLPEFTAGEVDYRESVGLEAWFDRPARTTAAPPFWKNVVLGFVGVYPLILLFTWLSRPLTEGWPWWAAILPSAFLATVFLNWPVLPLLSRLLRGWLYPRR; this is encoded by the coding sequence ATGGCTGACTTCTCCCCCACCCCCACGCCCGAGTCGCCCCAGGGCGTCACCCTCGTCATCACCGAACTCGTGCGGCCCGCGCGGGTCGCAGAGTACGAAGCGTGGGCGCGGGAGCTGCACAGGCGGCTGGGACAGCACCCCGGCTTCCTGGGCCTGCACGTCCTGCGCGGCGAGAGCGGCGGCACCCCCGAGTACGTGACGCTGCTGCGCTTCGCCTCGCCGGAGACGCTCGCGGCGTGGCGGGAGTCGGAGGCCTACCGCTCGGCCCTGTCCCGGCTGCCCGAGTTCACGGCGGGCGAGGTGGACTACCGCGAGTCGGTGGGGCTGGAGGCGTGGTTCGACCGCCCGGCCCGGACCACGGCCGCGCCCCCCTTCTGGAAAAATGTGGTGCTGGGCTTCGTGGGGGTCTACCCGCTGATCTTGCTGTTCACGTGGCTCTCGCGCCCCCTGACGGAGGGCTGGCCGTGGTGGGCGGCGATTTTGCCGTCGGCGTTCCTGGCGACCGTCTTCCTGAACTGGCCGGTGCTGCCGCTGCTCTCGCGCCTGCTGCGCGGGTGGCTGTATCCCCGGAGGTAA
- the murD gene encoding UDP-N-acetylmuramoyl-L-alanine--D-glutamate ligase has translation MTERGGHDGGGGERILIYGLGRSGRGVARFLGREGRQAEWHDARPGAEDEALMGELGFVRGDVDGVYDTVVAAPGVPIDHPDLLALQERGAEVIGEVVLAARARPALPMVGVTGTAGKGGTTVLIAHLLRGQGVGAREGGNIDPPLLDVVDDAEVAVVELSSFQLERVPGLRLPVAVITNLGVDHLDRHRTVEAYHAAKLNITAGQTGKDVLVVPAGLNVPTRARVRPFTPEHLSLADGREVLPAAELPEGLHPANAAAAFLAAEALLSRLGRPVDVPALADSLRAAQPVAGRFETVARIGNVRFVDDSIATRTLAVQAALERSVPPVAWLVGGRDKGADLAPLREAARGRVARVIAFGEDGEALARGLDLPYEVVQGETGEATLRAAAAAGLAALGGPGGWGTVLLAPVGTSFDSFRDYRERGLTFARVARELVDTARPEVGA, from the coding sequence GTGACGGAGCGCGGGGGACATGACGGTGGGGGCGGCGAACGGATCTTGATCTACGGGCTGGGCCGCAGCGGTCGCGGCGTGGCCCGCTTTCTGGGCCGAGAGGGGCGGCAGGCCGAGTGGCACGACGCCCGGCCGGGGGCCGAGGACGAGGCCCTGATGGGTGAGCTGGGCTTCGTACGGGGGGACGTGGACGGCGTCTACGACACGGTGGTCGCCGCGCCGGGCGTGCCCATCGACCACCCCGACCTCCTCGCCTTGCAGGAACGTGGGGCGGAGGTTATCGGCGAGGTCGTGCTGGCGGCCCGCGCTCGCCCCGCGCTGCCGATGGTGGGCGTGACGGGTACGGCAGGCAAGGGCGGCACGACGGTGCTGATCGCCCATCTCTTGCGCGGCCAGGGCGTCGGCGCCCGCGAGGGGGGCAACATTGACCCCCCCCTCCTCGACGTGGTGGACGACGCTGAGGTCGCGGTGGTCGAGCTGTCGAGCTTTCAACTGGAGCGGGTGCCGGGCCTGCGCCTGCCGGTCGCGGTGATCACCAACCTCGGAGTAGACCACCTCGACCGTCACCGCACGGTGGAGGCGTACCACGCGGCCAAGCTCAACATCACGGCGGGGCAGACGGGGAAGGACGTGCTTGTCGTCCCGGCGGGGCTGAACGTGCCCACGCGGGCGCGGGTGCGGCCCTTCACGCCTGAGCACCTGAGCCTCGCAGACGGCCGTGAGGTGCTGCCCGCCGCCGAACTGCCCGAGGGCCTCCATCCCGCCAATGCCGCTGCTGCGTTCCTCGCCGCCGAAGCCCTGCTCTCGCGGCTGGGTCGCCCGGTGGACGTGCCTGCGCTGGCCGACTCGCTGCGAGCCGCCCAGCCCGTCGCCGGACGCTTCGAGACGGTCGCCCGCATCGGCAACGTCCGCTTCGTGGATGATTCCATCGCCACCCGGACGCTGGCAGTGCAGGCGGCGCTGGAACGCTCGGTGCCGCCCGTCGCGTGGCTGGTGGGCGGCCGTGACAAGGGGGCTGACCTCGCTCCGCTGCGGGAAGCCGCGCGGGGCCGGGTGGCCCGCGTGATCGCCTTCGGGGAGGACGGCGAGGCGCTGGCGCGTGGGCTGGACCTTCCCTACGAGGTCGTGCAGGGCGAGACGGGTGAGGCCACCCTGCGGGCGGCGGCGGCGGCGGGGCTCGCGGCGCTGGGGGGTCCCGGCGGCTGGGGCACGGTGCTGCTCGCGCCCGTGGGCACCAGCTTCGACAGTTTCCGGGACTACCGCGAGCGCGGCCTGACCTTCGCGCGGGTGGCCCGTGAACTGGTGGACACGGCCCGGCCGGAGGTGGGGGCATGA
- a CDS encoding globin domain-containing protein, whose translation MTAPLSLAEGGSLYDRIGPEALASLVRRFYAHVARDPDLAPIFPEDLTHTAEKQFAFLSGFLGGPPLYHQHYGHPRLRARHLPFEITPTRGRAWLACMNAALRETPEIGEAEARELYAALARVAVHMVNAPDTPAPN comes from the coding sequence ATGACCGCACCCCTCTCCCTCGCCGAGGGCGGCTCCCTCTACGACCGCATCGGGCCGGAGGCGCTCGCCTCGCTGGTGCGCCGCTTTTACGCCCACGTCGCCCGCGACCCCGACCTCGCGCCGATCTTTCCCGAGGACCTCACGCACACGGCGGAAAAGCAGTTCGCCTTCCTGTCGGGCTTTCTGGGCGGGCCGCCCCTCTACCACCAGCATTACGGGCACCCCCGTTTGCGGGCGCGGCACCTCCCGTTCGAGATCACGCCCACGCGGGGCCGGGCGTGGCTGGCCTGCATGAACGCGGCGCTGCGGGAGACGCCTGAGATCGGGGAGGCTGAGGCGCGGGAGCTGTACGCGGCGCTCGCGCGGGTGGCGGTGCATATGGTCAATGCACCGGACACACCAGCCCCGAATTGA
- a CDS encoding FtsW/RodA/SpoVE family cell cycle protein codes for MSLQLVMAQVILLTLGLIGVATATPGNILDHGSKALIALAATFLVARLPPRFFLKLAPYFWGFTLVLLVLTLFLGQGAEGSEGVKRWLEIGPIRFQPSELAKLGLVLQLASFFSRRGVQNKLISATGMIVLTTGLILLEPDLGTSVLTFGLGIILMYAAGVRITNISGFVLALGLLSLPFANKYLETHPYILERFFGHVNREASAEVGLDQIGKAHRDLSFGGLWGQGPDGPRYPYFADNTDLIVASVGFSTGLLGVAMLFFAYWLVVSTALQVSQLATRVRPMTPEIHGATILATGAMFMIVGQAFVNLAVAAGLFPVTGVPLPLVSYGFSSMLTMSLALGVIHGSMREVRRQLPAGEDSPDVVAVAAD; via the coding sequence ATGAGCCTGCAACTCGTGATGGCGCAGGTCATCCTGCTGACGCTGGGGCTGATCGGGGTGGCGACGGCCACGCCGGGCAACATTCTGGATCATGGCAGCAAGGCGCTGATCGCGCTCGCGGCGACCTTTCTGGTGGCGCGGCTGCCCCCCCGCTTTTTCCTCAAGCTGGCCCCGTACTTCTGGGGGTTCACGCTGGTGCTGCTGGTGCTGACCCTCTTTTTGGGTCAGGGGGCCGAGGGCAGCGAGGGGGTCAAGCGCTGGCTCGAGATCGGGCCGATCCGCTTTCAGCCGTCCGAACTCGCCAAGCTGGGGCTGGTGCTGCAACTGGCGTCCTTTTTCTCACGGCGGGGCGTGCAGAACAAGCTGATCAGCGCGACGGGCATGATCGTGCTGACCACCGGGCTGATCCTGCTGGAGCCGGACCTGGGAACCTCGGTGCTGACCTTCGGGCTGGGGATCATCCTGATGTACGCCGCCGGAGTCCGCATTACCAACATCAGCGGCTTCGTGCTGGCGCTGGGGCTGCTGAGCCTGCCGTTCGCCAACAAGTATCTGGAAACGCATCCCTACATCCTCGAGCGCTTTTTCGGACACGTGAACCGCGAGGCGTCGGCGGAAGTGGGCCTGGACCAGATCGGCAAGGCGCACCGTGACCTCAGTTTCGGCGGGCTGTGGGGGCAGGGTCCCGACGGGCCGCGCTACCCGTACTTCGCCGACAACACCGACCTGATCGTGGCGTCGGTGGGCTTTTCCACCGGGCTGCTGGGCGTGGCGATGCTCTTTTTCGCCTACTGGCTGGTCGTGTCCACCGCCCTGCAGGTCTCGCAACTCGCCACCCGCGTGCGCCCCATGACCCCCGAGATTCACGGGGCCACCATCCTCGCGACGGGCGCGATGTTCATGATCGTGGGGCAGGCCTTCGTGAATCTGGCGGTCGCGGCGGGCCTCTTCCCGGTCACCGGGGTGCCGCTGCCGCTGGTGAGCTACGGCTTTTCCTCCATGCTTACCATGAGCCTGGCCCTGGGCGTGATTCACGGCTCTATGCGCGAGGTGCGGCGCCAACTGCCCGCCGGGGAGGACTCGCCCGACGTGGTGGCGGTCGCGGCGGACTGA
- a CDS encoding YczE/YyaS/YitT family protein, producing MSRPAPLAAATRLPTAGRYALLVLGLALYGLALRLMLDARVGVAPWEAFHLGVTRHLPLTLGTVSILTGVLIVAVSALWLRERIGPGTVLNVLLIGLFLDGLAPLVPDPSGLLARWVQFGLGVGLLGLATGTYVAAGLGAGPRDGLVLGLSRRTGWDVARVRGGIELIVLALGWLLGGLVGWGTLAFALASGPAMRAGLGLYGLGRTPKPSAGAATHPAGRVP from the coding sequence ATGTCCCGGCCCGCACCCCTCGCCGCCGCCACGCGCCTGCCCACGGCGGGACGGTACGCCCTGCTGGTTCTCGGCCTGGCCCTGTACGGCCTCGCCCTGCGGCTGATGCTGGACGCGCGGGTGGGTGTGGCGCCCTGGGAGGCCTTTCACCTGGGCGTGACCCGGCACCTCCCACTGACCCTGGGCACGGTGAGCATCCTGACGGGGGTGCTGATCGTGGCAGTCAGCGCCCTGTGGCTGCGCGAGCGCATCGGGCCGGGAACGGTGCTGAACGTGCTGCTGATCGGCCTCTTTCTGGATGGGCTGGCCCCGCTGGTGCCCGACCCGTCCGGCCTGCTTGCCCGCTGGGTGCAGTTTGGCCTCGGCGTGGGCCTGCTGGGGCTGGCGACGGGCACCTACGTCGCAGCGGGGCTGGGGGCCGGGCCGCGCGACGGGCTGGTGCTGGGGCTCTCGCGCCGCACCGGGTGGGACGTGGCGCGGGTGCGCGGCGGCATCGAGCTGATCGTGCTGGCGCTGGGCTGGCTGCTGGGCGGGCTGGTGGGCTGGGGCACCCTGGCCTTCGCGCTGGCGAGTGGCCCGGCGATGCGGGCAGGGCTGGGGCTCTACGGACTGGGGCGAACTCCCAAGCCTTCCGCAGGAGCGGCTACACATCCGGCAGGCCGGGTCCCTTAA
- a CDS encoding fimbria/pilus outer membrane usher protein: protein MSAALEGVGNVQGGEALELRASLGASFVQGKTMVFADLFTEVQEGDWIFSPRARLSYAFTPDLLISGHWDTLPSGTSTLLERQEFRGVSVQGQYGMRRVLPAWDLALPLDAEVVVLLNGQEWRRVAARAGVLRIQGAEVDRQGFHALTAIVTDETGVREFTREFSETYTFLPAGSGLYAASVGWQPGGWTVGGQAEFGLSPQMSLVTSLRWQTTQSRATARLNYAASTRWSHSFGVRYQGGTGTTGTFLDLTTRYRTRQWVLGAAVQTPLGRPNQTVLALSGAYVTNRWSAFGALQGGLATSWSVGGGWAYQATPDLAVTVTGEASPQSWRASVGLTYQLAPTLRAAVAAESAPQALSGSLNVTYQPAPGHKVEAEWRQPGPVSAAYSYAGPVQLSLGVSTAGDVTALAQGALTFTGGRLLVSPAMTQRAIVVQTGVPNLPLLINGAAPMTTNSQGELILTDLGTGQSTEISVDLARLPITVGVGTDRVVVVPPLSGVTVFDWRGNFILSRWVLVRWQDGRPAAGARLELNGQSYNTDDEGYAFLPDGPALLSGQLVYGDGTTPCRIDLAPQQTEITCQ, encoded by the coding sequence GTGTCGGCCGCCTTAGAGGGCGTCGGGAACGTGCAGGGCGGTGAGGCTCTGGAGTTACGCGCGTCCCTGGGAGCGAGCTTCGTTCAGGGAAAGACCATGGTCTTCGCCGACCTCTTCACTGAGGTGCAGGAGGGCGATTGGATCTTCTCTCCCCGCGCCCGGTTGTCCTACGCCTTCACCCCTGATCTGCTGATCTCGGGGCACTGGGACACCCTTCCCTCCGGAACCTCAACGCTCTTGGAACGGCAGGAGTTCCGCGGTGTCAGCGTGCAGGGTCAGTATGGGATGCGGCGCGTCCTCCCAGCTTGGGACCTAGCCCTGCCCCTAGACGCCGAGGTGGTTGTTCTGCTTAATGGCCAGGAGTGGCGCCGGGTCGCCGCCCGCGCCGGGGTCCTGCGGATTCAGGGTGCTGAGGTCGACCGCCAGGGGTTTCACGCGTTGACGGCGATCGTGACCGATGAAACCGGAGTCCGCGAGTTCACCCGCGAGTTCTCCGAAACTTACACCTTTTTGCCCGCTGGCAGCGGCCTTTATGCCGCCAGCGTGGGCTGGCAGCCTGGGGGATGGACAGTCGGGGGGCAAGCAGAATTCGGTCTGTCTCCACAGATGAGTCTGGTGACCTCTCTCCGCTGGCAGACCACGCAGAGCCGTGCCACGGCTCGGCTGAACTACGCTGCGTCGACGCGGTGGAGCCACAGCTTCGGTGTCAGGTATCAGGGCGGAACAGGAACGACGGGCACGTTCCTGGATCTGACGACTCGGTACCGCACCCGTCAATGGGTGCTGGGCGCCGCTGTTCAAACTCCCCTGGGGCGCCCCAACCAGACGGTCCTGGCCCTGAGTGGAGCTTATGTGACCAATCGGTGGAGCGCTTTCGGCGCCCTTCAGGGAGGACTGGCAACTTCATGGTCGGTGGGAGGTGGGTGGGCGTACCAGGCCACACCCGATCTCGCCGTCACGGTTACGGGAGAGGCCTCCCCGCAGTCGTGGCGGGCCAGTGTGGGGCTGACCTATCAATTGGCTCCCACCCTGCGGGCCGCCGTAGCTGCCGAGAGCGCTCCCCAGGCCTTGTCTGGAAGCCTGAACGTGACCTATCAGCCCGCGCCGGGCCATAAGGTGGAGGCTGAATGGCGTCAGCCCGGCCCGGTTTCTGCGGCCTACAGCTATGCTGGTCCGGTACAGCTCAGTCTGGGCGTCTCCACTGCGGGTGACGTCACTGCCCTGGCTCAGGGCGCGTTGACCTTCACCGGTGGACGGCTCTTGGTCAGCCCGGCCATGACTCAGCGGGCGATTGTGGTGCAGACTGGCGTCCCGAATCTTCCGCTGCTGATCAATGGTGCGGCCCCCATGACCACCAACAGCCAGGGGGAACTGATTCTCACAGACCTGGGGACAGGGCAGAGCACGGAGATCAGCGTCGACTTGGCGCGGTTGCCCATCACAGTGGGCGTGGGCACCGACCGGGTGGTCGTGGTGCCTCCCCTGAGTGGAGTCACTGTGTTTGACTGGCGCGGCAACTTTATCCTGAGCCGTTGGGTTCTGGTGCGGTGGCAGGACGGTCGTCCGGCCGCTGGGGCACGCCTGGAGTTGAACGGCCAGAGCTACAACACGGATGACGAGGGTTACGCCTTCTTGCCAGATGGCCCTGCACTTCTGTCCGGCCAACTTGTGTACGGGGACGGAACGACGCCGTGCCGGATTGACCTCGCGCCTCAGCAGACGGAGATCACCTGCCAGTAG
- a CDS encoding phosphatase PAP2 family protein: MGQGKKCGGPTHWRVPALILGTLYVLGMMWSRVYIGVHSPTDVLGGALFSLAWVVALTRALRIHPAFPVGSREE; the protein is encoded by the coding sequence CTGGGCCAGGGGAAGAAGTGCGGGGGGCCAACGCACTGGCGCGTCCCCGCGCTGATCCTGGGCACGCTGTACGTCCTGGGAATGATGTGGTCTCGCGTCTACATCGGCGTTCACTCCCCGACCGATGTGCTGGGCGGAGCGCTGTTCTCACTGGCGTGGGTGGTCGCGCTGACGCGGGCGTTGCGGATTCATCCGGCTTTTCCGGTCGGATCACGCGAGGAGTGA
- a CDS encoding DUF2231 domain-containing protein, producing the protein MDSQINDRLEDTLSQHDRLEALADTLQPKVRELLDALPDSVEAALHGEPLGHPLHPILIHLPLGGWIVAGLLDFLPGGSPENEAAADRALLLGTVGSVAAIAAGWTDWANTRGEARRTGLIHGTVNEVAFLLNVASLLARKRQKRGLGKVLSGTALGLAGLGGFLGGQLVYRHGLGVGKTLAHPQG; encoded by the coding sequence ATGGACTCGCAGATCAACGACCGCCTCGAGGACACCCTCAGCCAGCATGACCGGCTCGAAGCCCTGGCCGACACCTTGCAGCCCAAAGTGCGCGAACTGCTGGATGCCCTGCCCGACTCTGTGGAGGCCGCGCTGCACGGAGAACCGCTGGGCCATCCCCTCCACCCCATCCTGATTCACCTGCCGCTGGGGGGCTGGATCGTGGCGGGACTGCTGGATTTCCTACCGGGAGGGTCGCCCGAGAACGAGGCCGCCGCCGACCGGGCGCTGCTGCTGGGCACGGTCGGGTCGGTGGCGGCCATCGCCGCCGGGTGGACCGACTGGGCGAACACGCGCGGCGAGGCGCGGCGCACCGGCCTGATTCACGGCACGGTGAATGAGGTGGCCTTCCTCCTCAACGTGGCGTCCCTACTGGCCCGCAAACGGCAGAAGCGGGGGCTGGGCAAAGTGCTCTCGGGCACGGCGCTGGGGTTGGCGGGGCTGGGCGGCTTCCTGGGCGGACAGCTCGTCTATCGCCACGGCCTCGGCGTGGGCAAGACCCTGGCGCACCCACAGGGCTGA
- a CDS encoding fimbrial biogenesis chaperone encodes MRAAFTLGRMLIILGGLFSLSCAQAQSFSFSPTVLNLNTDQTLTTQTTLYNVGSTPARFKVETFGWQMKGSERVLTPTQDIIANPSEFTVQPGGRQVIRVGLRKKPGTQELTYRLIVRQLELPGSMPQETVPVTGGPAGATAQISIGLAFSLPVYAAPGAAQAKVSYALQPGSPAVLTLTNAGTRHETYSDLVITRGDRQQEWPSFALLAGATQQLDLTELTSVSGPLTLTFVNAAGQPIRLVINSSTEAP; translated from the coding sequence ATGCGTGCCGCTTTCACCTTAGGCCGGATGCTGATCATCCTGGGTGGGTTGTTCTCTTTAAGCTGCGCCCAGGCACAAAGCTTCAGTTTCAGCCCCACAGTCCTCAACCTGAACACGGATCAGACCCTGACGACCCAGACCACTCTCTACAATGTGGGATCAACTCCTGCACGGTTCAAAGTCGAGACTTTTGGCTGGCAGATGAAAGGTTCAGAGCGCGTCCTGACGCCCACGCAGGACATCATTGCGAACCCTTCCGAGTTCACCGTCCAGCCTGGCGGCCGTCAGGTGATTCGTGTCGGTCTTCGCAAGAAGCCGGGAACCCAGGAGTTGACCTACCGTCTGATCGTTCGTCAGCTTGAACTGCCGGGCAGCATGCCGCAGGAGACGGTGCCTGTCACGGGGGGGCCTGCTGGAGCGACGGCTCAGATCAGCATTGGCCTCGCCTTTTCGCTGCCGGTCTACGCGGCTCCGGGGGCGGCCCAGGCCAAGGTTTCCTACGCCCTGCAGCCGGGGTCGCCCGCCGTGCTCACCTTGACCAATGCAGGGACCCGGCACGAAACGTATTCCGATCTCGTAATCACCCGTGGCGACCGGCAGCAGGAATGGCCGTCATTCGCCCTTCTCGCAGGCGCGACCCAGCAGCTTGACCTGACTGAGCTGACATCGGTCAGCGGGCCACTGACCCTGACCTTCGTAAACGCCGCCGGTCAACCGATTCGTCTGGTGATCAACTCCTCAACAGAGGCGCCGTGA
- the ychF gene encoding redox-regulated ATPase YchF, whose translation MGLAIGIVGLPNVGKSTLFNAITRAGALAANYPFATIEPNVGRVTVPDERLAALSKVFTKGERVPPIIPTFVEFVDIAGLVKGASQGEGLGNQFLANIREVDAIAHVVRCFTDGNVVHVAGKVDPIDDIETINTELILADLAGLEKRLANLQKKAKGGDKEAREQAELAEQILSVLGEGKPARAGSYEGKIPKEFGLITTKPVIYVANVGEDDLGDDNDYVRQVREYAAREGASVVKISAQIEGELAEMPEDEAREFLADLGVQESGLDQLVKVGYETLGLITFITSGEKEVRAWTIRRGEKAPEAAGEIHSDLERGFIRAEVIEWQKMVEAGGWANAKSKGWVRTEGKDYVMQDGDIMNVLHNM comes from the coding sequence GTGGGACTCGCCATTGGAATCGTCGGGCTGCCGAACGTCGGCAAAAGCACCCTGTTCAACGCCATCACGCGGGCCGGAGCGCTCGCCGCCAACTACCCCTTCGCCACCATCGAACCCAACGTGGGCCGGGTGACCGTCCCCGACGAGCGCCTCGCCGCCCTGAGCAAGGTCTTTACCAAGGGCGAGCGGGTGCCCCCCATCATCCCCACCTTCGTAGAGTTCGTGGACATCGCCGGGCTGGTTAAGGGGGCCAGTCAGGGCGAGGGCCTGGGCAACCAGTTTCTGGCGAATATCCGCGAGGTGGACGCCATCGCCCACGTCGTGCGCTGCTTTACGGACGGCAACGTGGTCCACGTGGCCGGGAAGGTCGACCCCATCGACGACATCGAGACGATCAACACCGAGCTGATTCTCGCAGACCTCGCCGGGCTGGAAAAGCGGCTGGCGAACCTCCAGAAAAAGGCCAAGGGCGGCGACAAGGAAGCCCGCGAGCAGGCCGAGTTGGCCGAGCAGATCCTGAGCGTGCTGGGCGAAGGCAAACCCGCCCGCGCAGGCAGCTACGAGGGCAAGATTCCCAAGGAATTCGGCCTGATCACCACCAAGCCCGTGATCTACGTGGCGAACGTGGGCGAGGACGATCTGGGGGACGACAACGACTACGTGCGGCAGGTGCGCGAGTACGCCGCCCGCGAGGGCGCCTCGGTCGTCAAGATCAGCGCCCAGATCGAGGGCGAACTCGCCGAGATGCCCGAAGACGAGGCCCGCGAGTTCCTCGCCGACCTCGGCGTGCAGGAAAGCGGCCTCGACCAGCTCGTGAAAGTCGGGTACGAGACGCTGGGCCTGATCACCTTCATCACCTCGGGCGAGAAGGAAGTGCGGGCCTGGACCATCCGCCGGGGTGAAAAGGCCCCTGAGGCGGCGGGCGAGATTCACTCCGACCTCGAACGCGGCTTTATCCGCGCCGAGGTCATTGAGTGGCAAAAGATGGTCGAGGCAGGCGGCTGGGCGAATGCCAAGAGCAAGGGCTGGGTCCGCACCGAGGGCAAGGACTACGTCATGCAGGACGGCGACATCATGAACGTGCTGCACAACATGTAA
- a CDS encoding MBL fold metallo-hydrolase: MSDSSRPSDTPAPPLNRRDTLRLLGVAGLVTAAAPLVRAQTAPATAAPAAAGPLNGNGFYRQRIGDMTAIVVSDGTAPLAAVLPTWGANPDRQAEFAETLAEYHVAATNTVNHFNPVVLEVGGRRVLIDTGRGGTGGQLVANLGRAGIDPASIDTVFITHGHGDHIGGLTTNGQPTFPSARHVMGSAEFQFWTTQANPNAAVQANLIGLRDRFTLIQPGAEIVPGVTAVATPGHTLGHLSVRAGSGNAGLMVFGDAAGHFLLSLRHRGAYIGFDTDGALAARTRQRIFNEAVEDGLWVTGYHFPFHAIGHLRRQGLRLLGSYEYEPAVWQWS, translated from the coding sequence ATGAGCGATTCGAGCCGTCCGTCCGACACCCCCGCCCCGCCCCTCAACCGCCGCGACACCTTGCGCCTGCTGGGTGTAGCGGGCCTGGTCACAGCCGCCGCCCCGCTGGTCCGCGCCCAGACCGCGCCCGCCACCGCCGCTCCCGCCGCTGCCGGACCCCTCAACGGCAACGGTTTTTACCGCCAGCGCATCGGGGACATGACGGCCATCGTCGTGAGCGACGGCACCGCGCCCCTCGCCGCCGTGCTGCCGACCTGGGGGGCCAACCCCGACCGTCAGGCCGAGTTCGCCGAGACCCTGGCCGAGTACCACGTCGCCGCCACGAACACGGTCAACCATTTCAACCCGGTCGTGCTGGAGGTCGGCGGTCGCCGCGTGCTGATCGACACCGGGCGCGGGGGGACGGGTGGGCAACTGGTCGCCAACCTCGGGCGGGCGGGAATCGACCCGGCCAGCATCGACACCGTGTTCATCACCCACGGGCACGGCGACCATATCGGCGGCCTCACCACGAATGGGCAGCCCACCTTCCCCAGCGCCCGGCACGTGATGGGCTCGGCCGAGTTTCAGTTCTGGACCACCCAGGCCAATCCCAACGCGGCGGTGCAGGCCAACCTGATCGGGCTGCGCGACCGCTTCACGCTGATTCAGCCCGGTGCCGAGATCGTCCCCGGCGTCACGGCGGTTGCCACGCCGGGGCACACCCTGGGGCACCTCAGCGTGCGGGCGGGCAGTGGCAACGCGGGCCTGATGGTCTTCGGGGACGCGGCGGGACACTTCCTGCTCTCCTTGCGGCACCGGGGCGCCTACATCGGCTTCGACACCGACGGGGCGCTCGCCGCCCGCACCCGCCAGCGCATCTTCAATGAGGCGGTGGAGGATGGACTGTGGGTCACGGGCTACCACTTCCCCTTCCACGCCATCGGGCACCTGCGGCGTCAGGGCCTTCGGCTGCTCGGCAGCTACGAGTACGAACCGGCGGTGTGGCAGTGGAGTTGA
- a CDS encoding phosphatase PAP2 family protein, with the protein MPTTARIRRRMGEGSVGGFMTPASSTSGPLRHLLAFVRAHWRTLLLLFFGLLVPLLIFVSIAEDVFEKEPFAFEKPLMLALHAGQSPFLDRVAAAFSLLGSARGMVPVTLVLVLLFYRVRHRLGYFLAISLGGVALINVLLKNVFDRSRPAFWTPILPEPDYSFPSGHAMFASALATSLVVLLWPTRWRAPALILGVLYVLGMMWSRVYIGVHYPTDVLGGALFSLAWVVALTRALRIHPAFPVKSREG; encoded by the coding sequence TTGCCCACCACCGCCCGAATCCGCCGCCGGATGGGCGAGGGTAGCGTGGGCGGATTCATGACCCCGGCCTCCTCCACCTCTGGCCCCCTGAGACACCTTCTCGCCTTTGTCCGGGCGCACTGGCGCACACTGCTGCTGCTGTTTTTCGGGCTGCTGGTGCCGCTGCTGATCTTTGTCTCCATCGCGGAGGACGTGTTCGAGAAAGAGCCTTTCGCCTTCGAGAAACCGCTAATGCTGGCGCTGCACGCGGGGCAGTCTCCGTTTCTCGACCGGGTGGCCGCCGCCTTCTCGCTGCTGGGCAGTGCGCGGGGCATGGTGCCCGTGACGCTGGTGCTGGTGTTGCTGTTCTACCGGGTGCGCCACCGGCTGGGCTATTTCCTGGCAATCAGCTTGGGCGGGGTCGCGCTGATCAATGTGCTGCTGAAAAACGTGTTCGACCGGTCCCGCCCCGCCTTCTGGACCCCCATTCTGCCGGAACCCGACTACTCGTTTCCCAGCGGGCACGCGATGTTCGCCTCGGCGCTGGCGACCTCGCTGGTGGTGCTGCTGTGGCCGACACGCTGGCGGGCTCCGGCCCTGATTCTGGGGGTGCTGTATGTCCTGGGAATGATGTGGTCCCGCGTGTATATCGGAGTTCACTACCCGACGGACGTGCTGGGCGGGGCGCTGTTCTCACTGGCGTGGGTGGTCGCCCTGACGCGGGCGTTGCGGATTCATCCGGCCTTCCCGGTAAAGTCCCGCGAGGGGTAA
- a CDS encoding DUF2231 domain-containing protein: MAAGWTDWANTRGEARRTGLIHGTVNEVAFLLNVASLLARKRQRRRLGKVLSGTALGLAGLGGFLGGQLVYRHGLGVGKTLAHPQG, from the coding sequence ATCGCCGCCGGGTGGACCGACTGGGCCAACACGCGCGGCGAGGCGCGGCGCACTGGCCTGATTCACGGCACGGTGAACGAGGTGGCCTTCCTCCTCAACGTGGCGTCCCTACTGGCCCGCAAACGGCAGAGGCGGCGGCTGGGCAAGGTGCTCTCGGGCACGGCGCTGGGGCTGGCGGGGCTGGGCGGCTTCCTGGGCGGACAGCTCGTCTATCGCCACGGCCTCGGCGTGGGCAAGACCCTGGCGCACCCGCAGGGCTGA